Proteins from one Parasteatoda tepidariorum isolate YZ-2023 chromosome 4, CAS_Ptep_4.0, whole genome shotgun sequence genomic window:
- the LOC107444743 gene encoding tripartite motif-containing protein 2 → MTSSTLVETVSIDYEDFSESFLTCGTCLCTYDGQEHTPKLLPCSHTVCRSCLERIAAGNGVRDAGSFRCPICRETIPLPRGGVNALPPSFLVNQLLDLMSRQRREVIPKCSLHSTQELLFCETCDCVFCRLCTTGAHGNGTESGQHTVIPFSIAIKRMSEILLYKAHLCISKLNKAAENVNEEITKLDSTADETFEAINRSVQEITAAIEQRRCELIEMVKKLRNNKKKILVDQLSIIESEKEKVEQQCNGLQYQVEVRNITNRISDLNKKLDSLNAVMEPRENAFLKYECEHNSASSDIEKSLREFGRVRSSTTYPALCCAAVEPCSAHLESTACVTTYDYHGTPQTDGGDPVVIDLRYENGDSVKTHLLDRNNGTYDINFLPEQPGNYKLNVTVFDRPIKDSPFHFVASEHINPISQYGLRGSGDLHFLQPVGIAVSKSGDIFVLDTGNSRIKSLTSDYELIRHVSNVGMEERSGTGIALSLKNSLFIANWRSKYITEIDFEGSVIQKFTHVDFVEPIDLAINSKGQILIADNGACSVFVFDSSGCFLSRFGKKGTENGAFNLISSVTVGPQDEVVVSDSRIQVFSAAGKFLREIYPEGKSKGHHGGIVYDGKGNLLATRCEKSGSFIQVFSYQSGNLQFVIDSHDAKLKRPSGLDITDNHHVYVVDLGNDCIKKFRYR, encoded by the coding sequence atgactTCATCTACACTAGTAGAAACTGTTTCTATTGATTATGAAGATTTCAGTGAAAGCTTCCTCACGTGTGGGACTTGTTTGTGCACGTACGATGGCCAGGAGCATACTCCGAAATTGTTACCCTGTTCCCATACTGTATGCCGTAGCTGTTTGGAAAGGATAGCTGCTGGTAATGGAGTGCGAGATGCTGGTTCGTTTCGCTGTCCTATATGCAGGGAAACGATTCCCTTGCCTCGTGGCGGCGTTAATGCACTTCCACCAAGTTTTCTTGTCAATCAACTTTTAGATCTCATGTCACGCCAGAGGAGGGAAGTGATTCCTAAATGTTCCCTCCATTCTACACAAGAACTTCTTTTTTGCGAGACATGCGACTGCGTCTTTTGTAGACTGTGCACTACAGGAGCGCATGGAAATGGCACTGAGAGTGGCCAGCACACTGTCATACCATTTTCCATCGCTATAAAGAGGATGTCGGAGATTCTTTTATACAAGGCACACTTATGCatcagcaaattaaataaagcagcAGAAAATGTGAATGAGGAGATAACAAAGTTGGATTCTACGGCGGATGAAACCTTTGAAGCCATAAATCGTTCAGTGCAGGAAATCACTGCGGCCATAGAGCAGAGGCGTTGTGAACTCATAGAAATGGTAAAAAAGCTAaggaacaataaaaagaaaatacttgtGGATCAACTGTCTATCATtgaatctgaaaaagaaaaagtggaaCAACAGTGCAATGGCCTTCAGTACCAAGTCGAAGTCCGTAACATAACCAACAGGATAAGCGATTTGAATAAAAAGCTGGATTCTCTAAATGCTGTAATGGAACCAAGAGAAAATGCTTTTCTCAAATATGAATGTGAACACAATTCTGCATCCAGTGACATTGAGAAGTCCTTGAGAGAATTTGGCAGAGTTCGTTCTAGTACCACTTATCCCGCTTTGTGTTGTGCTGCTGTCGAACCATGCTCTGCTCATTTGGAATCCACTGCCTGTGTAACTACCTATGATTATCATGGAACACCTCAGACCGATGGGGGCGATCCCGTTGTCATCGATTTAAGGTATGAGAATGGTGATAGTGTCAAAACCCATCTCCTTGATAGAAACAATGGCACCTACGATATTAATTTCCTCCCTGAACAACCTGGCAATTATAAGCTTAACGTAACCGTGTTTGATCGTCCTATAAAAGATAGTCCTTTTCATTTTGTAGCATCAGAGCATATAAATCCCATTTCACAGTATGGTTTGCGGGGTAGTGGAGATTTGCATTTCTTGCAGCCGGTTGGTATAGCAGTCTCTAAAAGTGGTGATATTTTTGTTCTTGATACTGGAAATAGTAGAATAAAGTCACTGACCAGTGATTATGAATTGATACGTCACGTAAGTAATGTTGGAATGGAAGAACGCAGCGGTACAGGTATAGCCCTCTCTCtgaaaaattcattgtttataGCTAATTGGAGATCTAAATACATCACAGAGATAGATTTTGAAGGTTctgtaattcaaaaattcacTCATGTGGATTTTGTGGAGCCAATTGATCTTGCTATTAATAGCAAAGGCCAGATATTGATAGCCGATAATGGAGCTTGTTCAGTTTTTGTTTTCGACTCCTCTGGTTGTTTTCTCTCTCGATTTGGTAAAAAAGGTACTGAAAATGGTGCATTCAATCTGATAAGTTCTGTAACTGTTGGTCCACAAGATGAAGTTGTCGTAAGCGATTCAAGAATTCAAGTATTTAGTGCAGCTGGGAAATTTTTGAGGGAAATTTATCCAGAGGGAAAGAGTAAAGGTCACCATGGGGGTATTGTATATGATGGGAAAGGAAATCTCTTAGCCACTCGGTGTGAAAAATCAGGCAGTTTCATTCAggtttttagttatcagtctgGTAATTTACAGTTTGTTATTGATAGTCACGATGCAAAGTTGAAACGACCTAGTGGTCTTGATATAACTGACAACCACCATGTTTATGTTGTAGATCTTGGTAATGATTGTATAAAAAAGTTCCGTTACcgataa